A stretch of DNA from Mucilaginibacter daejeonensis:
AGGTAAAGGATCTCCTCTTTCTCGCCCCGGCGCATGGCCAGTATACGGTGTGATGGGGCGCTCTTTACCGGCTCCTTCCAATCAAAATAATCTTTGTATTTGATACCGCTTTCCTCTTTGCCTGGTGCTACCTTACTCTGGAAGGTACCTTTTTGTATGAACAGGTCGCGCAGTTTGGCGCGTACCTCGGCGTTCTCGCTAATGGTCTCGGCAATGATGTCGCGTGCGCCGGCCAACGCTTCCTCGGCCGATGTTACGCCTTTATCAGCATCCACATATTTATCAGCTTCGGCGGTCAGGTCCACACGGTCTTGGGCCAGTACCTGTTCGGCCAGTGGCTGCAGGCCTTTTTCGCGGGCGGCGGTGGCGCGGGTCTTGCGTTTAGGGCGGTAAGGCAGGTATATATCCTCCAGGTTCACCATGGTGTCAGCCTCGTTGATCTGCTGCTGCAGTTCGGGCGTGAGCTTGCCCATATCGGTGAGCGACTTTAAGATGGCCTCGCGGCGCTTGTCCAGATCGCGCAATTGCTGCATGCGATCGCGTATAGCGGTTATCTGCACCTCATCGAGGCTGCCGGTAACTTCTTTACGGTAACGGGAAATGAAAGGAACAGTGGCACCCTCGTCCAATAATGCTACGGTGGCGCTTACTTGTTTTGAAGCCACAGAAAGCTCCTGGGCTATTTTGATATGATGATCTGTCATTGCTATCAGCACAAATTCTTTTAAAGCGACAAAGTTAAAAGATCCGATTTACCCGGCTGAGGCACCAGTGAAAATAAAAGTTTGCCTGATCAGCAATGCTGGGTAACTTGCAGCCGCTATCAGGGCAAGGCAAGCCCGCACGATAAGGAGCAGCGATGACTTATGGAAAATATACGCTTATTTGAACTGAAGTTGAAGGAGATATGGGAGCGGACCGAGTGGTTGCAGTACGAAGTGAGCGAGAGTGGCTTCATCGCGCTTTTCCCCATTGAGTTCAAGGACGACGTTCCTCTGCGGCCGGACTTTCCCGAAGATCTTGACCTTGACCGGGATACCCGTTTAGCAGTACTGGTGGCCTTTAGAGAGGCTTTCAGCTGAACTTACTTCTTTTGTGCACGTTCCTGCTTACCCAGTTGGATCAGCATCATGCCCAGCATGGTGGTAAAGCATACCACACCGATCGCGGCCAAAGCCACACGCCAGTTCTGGTGCAGCAACATGCCTTTGTAAATGCTACGCACACCTACCACGATCATGGCACTAAAGATCAGGAAAGGCACAATGAATTTTTGCCGCGGTGTTAAATTCGATCCCATCTTTTAAAGATAATCTTATTGGCCGTTACCTGCAAGTGCAACGTTAGCGCATCGGAACCAACGATCGATCTTTAACTTTCAGGAACATCATATTTTAGCTTAAGCTAATTTACCTGCGTTTTCAAGAAGATCTGAGCTTGCGATTAGGAAAGCGGTTTTGATAGATGTATGTTTAACCATCGTTCACACGCAACCTTTGCCTCTGACCGCCTTTGTAGCAGTTCGGACCATCCCCCTGGTCGGCAAAAGCTGTATACCTTTCGGTCATTGATATTGCTGTTCGTACCTGTGGTGATGACTTGAGATGGCTGCACATTTTGCTGATCGTATAGATATTGAAAAACTGATCGACAAGGGGCATACCGGCATCATTTTGCTGGATGCGCGCCTTAGGCCGATCTACATCAGTCCGGCTGCGCAACGCATGACCGGCCTGACCGCTGATGCCGCAGCCGAACTAAGCATTGCTGATCATGTGCACCCGGCCGACAGGCCTCATCTTGACCTGTTCTGGCCAGGTTTCGTTTCCACACCCGGGCACTCGTCACCTAAACGCGTCCGTTTCCGTACCCTTACAGGATCTTACGTGTGCTTTCAATGCACCTTTACCAATATGCTTCATGAAAATGACGTGGCGGCGGTAGTGTGCAACTTCATTGACGTGACCGAGACCACCGAGCCTGAGAGCCTGGTGCCGGTATCTACCGTGGGTTACAGCCAGGTATTTGATGCCGTACCCGATATTATTTGTGCAGCACACCTTAACGGGATGATCAGGATGGCCAACCCGGCCATGTGCTACCTGCTGGAGTACACCTGTGAGGAGCTGTTGACGTTCAGCATATTTGACCTCATCCATCCTGATGATGTGGCACAAAGCAAGGAGCGCATGCGCCTATTCGCGACCGAGTCCGGCCTTAGCTTATATTTTGAGAACCGTTACATTACTCGTACTGGTAAGATCAGGTGGCTGGCCTGGACGGCCTCGAACGGCAACCAGACCGAACTGGTGTTCGGCGCCGCCAAGAACATGACCGAAAAAAGGGAACTGGATACGTTATTGGACCGCTCGTCGGCCCTGGCGCGTATAGGTGCCTGGGAGGTAGATATGACCAGCGGCAAGGTTTACTGGTCGGCTATCACACGCGCCATATATGAGGTGGATGACAGCCTTAAACCTGACCTGATGAGCTGCATCAGTGCGTGCAAGGATGAGGAGGAACGCCAGACCTTATCAGAACGCCTGAACGGTATGATCATCGAGGGTGGGCAAATGGATGTAGAGATGCTGATCGTGACCGCTCGCGGCAACGAAAAGTGGGTACGCTTGATCGGCGATGCCGAAGTGGCGAATGGTCAATGCACCCGTATTTACGGTAGCCTGCAAGATGTTGACGACCGCAAACGTGCCGAGATAGCCGCAAGTTACGTTATCGAAGAGCGCGACCGCAAATTCTCCGAGATCACGTGGCTGCAATCGCACGTGATCAGGGCCCCGCTTTGCCGGGTAATGGGTTTGGTAGATATACTGCGCACCACAGGT
This window harbors:
- a CDS encoding PAS domain-containing protein, producing the protein MAAHFADRIDIEKLIDKGHTGIILLDARLRPIYISPAAQRMTGLTADAAAELSIADHVHPADRPHLDLFWPGFVSTPGHSSPKRVRFRTLTGSYVCFQCTFTNMLHENDVAAVVCNFIDVTETTEPESLVPVSTVGYSQVFDAVPDIICAAHLNGMIRMANPAMCYLLEYTCEELLTFSIFDLIHPDDVAQSKERMRLFATESGLSLYFENRYITRTGKIRWLAWTASNGNQTELVFGAAKNMTEKRELDTLLDRSSALARIGAWEVDMTSGKVYWSAITRAIYEVDDSLKPDLMSCISACKDEEERQTLSERLNGMIIEGGQMDVEMLIVTARGNEKWVRLIGDAEVANGQCTRIYGSLQDVDDRKRAEIAASYVIEERDRKFSEITWLQSHVIRAPLCRVMGLVDILRTTGIREGESDEILEYLIASANELDEVIRSITLLASGSETEDTIAE